The Syntrophaceae bacterium genomic sequence GTGGTTGCCGCGATGCGGAAGGCGGCGGCCATCAGCCCGAAGAATGCAGGCAGGCAGATGAATCTCGGCAAGGCCCTCCTGGAGAACGATGCCGTCGAGGAGGCCAGGAAAGCCTTCGAACAGGCCGTCCGGGAGGCGCCGGGGGATCCGTCCGTCCGCAGGGAGATCGGCGAAGCCCTGCTGGCCGGGAACCTGAACCTGGAGGCGGAGGAGGTCTTTCGCGTCCTCCTGCGTGAAAATCCGGAGGACCTTCATCTTTACAACCGCCTGGGCATCGCCTGCCGCCGTCTGGGCCGTTTCCGGGACGCCATCGATCTGTACAGGCGGGCGATCCTCCTGGATCCCGAGGACGACCATCTCCACTTCAATCTGGCGCGGGTCCTGATGGAAGACGGTCGGGAGGAGGAGTCGAGGGTGCACGTGCTGAAAGCCCTGGAACTGTACCCCGATTTTCAGGAAGCGAAGGCCCTCCTGGACCGCCTCGATCGGGGATCCGGCAAAACGCTGCCGGGAAGGAAGCAAAATTCCGCGGACGTCCCGGCGGACGAGCGTAAAGGCTTATCGATAGGCTGAGAGAGGAGACGTCATGGCGCAGCAAAAGGCCAAACTGGATATTCTGGACCTTCCCCTGGATAAAAGTCTCCTGATGGAGGATCTGCCGCCTCCGCCGCCGGGTGACGCGGGAGACGGCAATGTGCCGGAGAAACAGAAGCGGGCTTGGTTCAGGGACCGGAGGGTCCTCGCGGGCGGGATCGGCGTGGCGGTACTCGGGATCCTGGCGGCGGCGGTCCTGCTGATCTGGAATCCGATGGCCCGGAATAAAACGCCCGGGACGGCAGTTCCCGTCACCGTCCGAATCCCCGCCGGGGCATCCGAGGCGGCGGCCCTGGTCGAGGAATTCTATGTCGATATAAAGGATGCCTCGGGAACCCCCCGGCTGGCGGTCGTCAATATTGCGCTGGATCCGGTGGATCGGAAGGTCCTCCCCGAGATGAACGGACTGGACGTCCGGAGGGAGGTCCATGCGATCCTGTCCGCAAAAACCGCGGAAGTATTGAGAACACCCAGGGAGAGGGAGAACATCCGGAAGGAAATTACGGGAGCGATCAATCAGGTCCTGAAACGGGAGGCAGTCAAGACCGTGTGGTTTTCGGATCTCAATGTGTGGTGAAAACGGTGCGGGCGGGCTCGGAGGATCGAGCGGAAAAGGCAGCTTATGGAATCCATAAGGGAATTGTATCACGTCGATTGGCAGCGCATGATCGTTCATGATATGAAAAATCCTCTGGCGGTTATCCTGGCGAACCTGGACCTGCTTTCCAAATGCCGGCTGCGCGCACGGGAGGAAGATCTCCTGGATAGCGCACTCAAGGGATGCCGGGATCTCCAGCGTATGATTCAGGGGTTCCTGCGGATCGCGCGCATGGAAGACCGGGGACCCTCCCTGGAGCTTTGCGTTGTCCCCGTCGGCCCCTTCTTCCAGCGTCTGGAAGAAATGTGGACGGCGCCGTGCCGGGACAGGAACGCACATCTGCAAATCGACCTCGATCATGCTCCGGCAACGCTGGTCGCGGATGAGTCCCTGCTGGAGAGGATCCTTTCCAATCTGGTACGGAATGCCATTGCCCAGATCCGGCGGGGCGGACGGATCGGCATCCGGGTATGGAACGCCGCCTCGGGCCGGATCCGCATTTCCGTGAGCGATAATGGAGCCGGGATGCCGGAAGAGGTCAAGGCGGCCCTGGTTCGCCCTCTTCCGGGCGGCCGGGCCGGCGATACGGCGGCGGGACCTTTCCTTTCCGGCAGCGGCCGGGATGTCGGCTTCGGGATCGGACTGGCCTTCTGTCGCCTCGCCTGTGAACTTCACGGGGGAAAAATCTGGGCAGAAGGGGCATCCTCACGGGGGACCGTTGTCCATGTGGATCTGCCGGCGGATCTTGTTCCCTCCGGAAGCGGGTTGCTGGACGGGCCGGAGGAGAGAGTGACGAGGAATGATCATGGAAATACAAGAGCTTGAACATGCCCTGGAAGGGGCCTTTGCGGAGACTCTGCTGTACGCTTTCGTGCCGGGGCTTCTCCACAACTTTGCCAATCCGCTCAACGGGATCATGGGCAGGGCAAAGATCCTCGAACGGCGCCTGGAGAACCTGCAGGCGGCCATGGAGAAAAGCGGGGTCCGGCTGCCGGGAGCACTGGCGGAGGACTGGTCGAAGGTTCAATCCGACGTCCGGTTGCTGAACAGCGAATCGGAGCGTTTTGCCGACGTCTTCCAGGATGTCGCCTCCCGGTTCGGGATTCTCACCCACAAAAAGGCAGACCGGTTTGATCTGGTGAGCCTGGTGCGCCGGGAGGTCCGCTTTGCGGATCATTACCTGGACTTCAAGCACCGGGTTCGCAAGGTTCTGGACCTTTCCGACGGGGTCCCGCCCGTGCTGGGCGTCCAGGCCCATTTCTCCATGGCCCTCTGGGCGATGCTCCGTCACGCGGCGGTTCGCATGGGGGCCCAGGGAGATCAGGAACTCCATGTAACGGTCGGGAAAGAGAACGATCGGGTTCTTCTCGGAATCCGCCATACAGGAACACCGCTTACGGACGAAGAGCGGAAATACATGAGCGGAGTCCTGGAGGAGAACCGGCAGCCCCGGATCCGTGAAAATCCGCATTGCGCACTCTGCCTGTCCCTGCTTGTCTGGAAGCACTACGGGGCGGCCGTTTCCGCAGAACAGGGTCAGGAAATCGGGATTTCGATTCCTGCCGGGTGATTGCGGGGGAGGTGAACGATGGATATTCAACGATCGATCCTTCCGATTCTTGGCGCCGAGACGGTTCCGCAGGTCCAATCCTCGGTTTCGGACCGGCAGCGGCAGTCCGTGCCTTTCCGGAATCGCGGGAAAAAGAAGCCTCCCGTATCCCCGGATCAGGAGGAACGGAATGGAAAGGCCGCTCGGGGGCAGGATGATGAGGACGCGTCTCCGGAGTCCGGACGGAAAGGGCAGGCCATTGAGACCGTAATAGACGGCGCGGGCGCCGCGGAAGACGAGCGGATCCAGGGAAGCCACGTGGACGTGCTCGCCTGACGGAAATGGGAGGAGCCGACATGCTTGAAATGACGACGCGGGAATTTCTGCTGCTGCAGCTTGGCATGGATGTCGCCCTTGCCCTGCTCGTTCTGGTACTCCTCTGGCAGGTTCGCAGGGCCCTGAGCAAAAAAAGCATTCCTCCTCCCGGCGAAAAGGAGATGCAGACGCTCCGTCAGCTTGTCGAGGATTCCCGCAGCGCGACCGACCATTTTTTGACGGCCGTCCAGGAAAGCAGGGACGCTCTCAAGGATCTGGCCCGCAGCCTGGATGAGCGGGAAAAGAGAATCCGGGAGCTCCTGGCCCTGTCTCCGGAAGGCCCGGAACGGCAGGAGCCGGAAGCCGACCTCCCCGCCCCGGGGGATCCCCGGGCCGCGCAGGTTCTGGCCCTGGCCGCCCGCGGGTTCTCGGAGCGCGAGATCGCCCGGCAGACCGGCATCCCGGACGGGGAAGTCAACCTCATCCTGAACCTGACCGGGAAAAGATAAAACCGGCCGCCGCAGGGCGAATCGATCCCCATGAAACTCATTTCACTCACCGATCCTTCAACGCAGCCCGTCTTGCCGGCGAATCGAACGCGGGCGGTCAACCCGCCTTCCCTCTCCATGGGCGAGCGCGTGGAAGCAATTGTCCTCGAAGTCCGCGAGAGAGGCCTGCTTCTCCTGGAGCTTGGAAACACACGGGTTCTGGCCGAAACAAGGCAACCCATGAGCGAGGGCGCGCGCTTCACCGCTCGGGTCGTCCAGAATTCCCCGCAGATCGTTCTCCGAATCCTGGCGGACGACCAGCCGGGCATGCAGGAAGGGCTCCCGGAATCCCTCATCATGTTCCGCAGCAGGCCCGGGCTCATGGAAGACATGTTCCGGCAGCTGTCCGCCCTCGTCGACTCCATGGCGGAAACCCTGCCAGCGGAGCAATTTCCCCTGGTGGCGGCGGCGCGGAACGGCTTGCAGGGCCTCCTCGCGTCGCTGATCTTTTCCGGTTCCGGAACGCAGGACCTGGACGGCATTCCTGAAGCCCCGGCGCGACCCGAAGCGCCGGCCGGCGACGGCGGGAATTCCGCCGCCCGGTTTTCCGGGGGAGACGATCCGGCAAAAGCCTCCGCGGGCACGCTCAGGGAATCCCTGCTCCGCCTGGCCGTGGTGGTCGAGGAGAAACTGGCGGCCATGGATGCGGGCGCTCCCGGCCGGAAAGACCTGGAGCATGCGGCGACCACCGTCCGATCCGCCCTGGAGACCCTGGATGTCCAACGGGATGTCAATATCTTGTCGCGTCGGGAGGGAGGACCGGTTGTGATCCAGATGCCGGCGGCGTTTCCCGGCGGGATTCGGGTTCAGGACCTGTTCATCTACCCCGAAGGGGGGCAGGACGGGGGAGATGGAACGACGGAAGAGTCCTTCCGGGTGGTTCTTTGCCTCAACATGGAAATGCTCGGGGACATCCTGGTGGATGCCCGGATGTCCGGCGGGCGGATGACGGGATCCCTGCGCTGCGGCACGGAAGAAACCCGGGACTTGCTTCAGTCCGGTGTGGACGATCTGAAGGAACGCCTGGCGGCAGCGGGGTTCCCCGACGCAGGGATCGTCTTCCTGACCGATCACGACATCGCCGGGACCATCCTGGAGAGAAAGCATTCCCTGCCTCTCTTTCAAAGGGATGCTGTCAATGTTTATGCCTGACCGCCCCGGAGCGGCGGCGGGCCGGTTTTGGAAACGGGCGGGCTCCCGCCGCGGAAGGATTCCATGAAACAGGACCCCGGTGACAAAAAGGAAAAGATCCCTCTCGCGGCGGCGCTGAAATACGACGGAAAAACGGATGCGGCACCCCGGGTGACCGCAAAAGGGCGCGGCGAGGTGGCGGCCCGGATCATCGAGAAGGCGCGCCTCCACGGAGTCCCGGTGAAGGAGGATTCCGCCCTGGCGGAGTTCCTCTACCGCCTGGATATCGATGAGGAAATCCCTGCCGAGCTGTATCGGGCCATCGCGGAGATCCTGGCCTTCGTATACTCCCTGGACGAGCGCAGGCGCGATATCCGATAACTCCTCTCCTTACTCTGTTTGTCCCTTTCCAGGCATGCTCCTTGCTTCATGTAATGCATCAATCTGTGAGGAAGAGAAGACATGCCACTCGATGTTCGCGATATCGCCGCGGCGGCAACCCGCAGCATCCAGCAGCTCGATATGGTTACCCAGAATATCGCCCATGCCAATACACCGGGTTTCAAGGCGGTTCACCTGGCCTATGCACTCAAGTCGGAACCGGTCTCCGAAACGGAGGACCCCGCTTTGGAGTATGTCCCGTACGCGCAGACGGATTTCTCGCCTGGAACGCTCCAGAGAACCGGCGGGGCGCTCGATGTCGCCCTGGAGGGCGAGGGCTTCTTCGCCGTCGAGACCAAGCAGGGGACGGCCTATATCCGGGGAGGCAGCTTCCATGTCAACAAGAACAACGAACTGGTTACGTCCACGGGAGAGCGTGTCCTTGGCTCATCCGGGCCCATCACGGTCGACGGTGCCGACGTCCAGATCGGTCCGGACGGGACGGTATCCGTGGCACAGCCCGGTCCGGACGGAACGATATCCACCAATGTAGGCCAATTGAAGGTCGTGACCTTCGAGAAGCCCCAGAATCTCCGGAAACAGGGCGACAACCAGTACGTCGATCCGGGAACCGCCGGGATGACCGTTGTGTCGGACCCCCGGATTCAGGGGCAGACCCTGGAAATGTCAAACGTGAATGCCATCAAGGAAATGGTGAACATGATCGAACTGCAGCGCTCGTTCGAAACCTATCAGAAAATCATCAAAACAATGAGCGATCAGGACAGACAGGCCACCACCCAGATCGGGAAAGTGGTCTGAGGAACAGAAGGAGGATTTCATGATTCGTTCTCTATGGATCGCCGCTACCGGGATGCAGGCCCAGCAAATGGAGCAGGATGTCATTGCCAACAACCTCGCCAACGTGAACACGGTCGGCTTCAAGAAGTCCCGCATCGACTTTCAGGACCTGATGTATCAGATTTCGTCGCAGTCGGGCTCGGAGACCTCGGCGGGGGTGCAGCTGCCCTCGGGCATTCAGATCGGCCTGGGCGTCAAGGTTGTCGCGGTGTCCAAGAATTTCACCCAGGGCGACTACCAGCAGACAGGCAATTCCTTCGATTGGGCCATCGAGGGAAGCGGCTTTTACCAGCTGGATAACAACGGTAGCACGGCCTATACCCGGGCCGGGAGCTTCAAGCTCGACAAGGATGGTTACCTCTGCAATCCCGAAGGGTTAAGGCTTGTTCCAAACGTCCAGGTGCCGTCGACCGCCGTCAGCTTCACCATCGACAGCGGCGGGACGTGGTCTTATTCGGACAGCAGCGGGGCGTCGACGACAGGGGGACGAATCACTCTGGCCCGGTTCATCAATCCCGCGGGCCTTGCCAGCATGGGCCGCAACCTCTTCACCACGTCCAATAGCTCGGGCGAAGCCATTGTCAGCAATCCCGGGGAGGACGGGTGCGGGACCATCACCCAGCAGTACCTGGAAATGTCGAACGTCAACGTCATCGACGAGATGGTGAAGATGATCGCCGGGCAGCGGGCCTACGAGATCAACTCCAAGGCTATCCAGACGGCGGACGACATGCTGCAGGTCGCCAACAACATCAAGCAGTAGGGATGAACATGACATACCGGACGATACGCTTCTATTCGGCAGTCCTGATCGTGGCAACGGTCTTTATCATCGCGAGCGCAGGGCCGCTCCGGGCGTCTTCGCGGACCGTCCGGGTCGGTGCCGGGCAGATCCATGATGCCGTCCGCCAGGCCGTGACGAGTCAGAACACGGAGTCCCGAGAGACCTTCCGCGTGATCTTTCCCCGCCCGGCGCAGGAGATGCAGGTGGAGGGGGAAAATATTTCCCGGGAAGTGGTCGTCGTACAGGGAAATCCGTTCCTCGGTTACGCACAGTATGCCGTCCGGCTCTATGAGAAAGGGGTCCTGCTGGCGGAGCAGAGGGTGTCCGTTGTGATCGAGGTCCAGCGGGAAGTCCTTATGAGCGCCCGAGCCCTCGGCCGCAATACGCAAATCGGTACGGAGGACATCCAGGTGATGAAACGCTGGGTCCGGCGCATCCCGACCCAGGCGGTCACGGATGCCGAGAGTGCCGTCGGCAAGATGCTGCGGGTCAACGTGGCCCCGCACACGGAGATCACCCGGTCGATGCTTCGCGAGGTGCCTGTCGTGCGCAGGGGAGCGCCGGTCCGGATTGTTTATGAAAACGGACCGATGCGCATCGTGACCCTCGGCGTGAGCGAGGAAGACGGACCGGACGGAGGCATGGTCCGGGTCAGGAACACCACCTCCCGGAAGATCCTTCATGCCCGGGTCATCGGGGATTCCACGGTTCAACTCGTTTTTTAGGAGGTTCCCCATGTGGTTATTGCCGGGACGTCGTGCGAAGGGATTCCTGCTTGCCGGCGTATTCTGCGGGTTGATTCTGACGGGCTGTTCGCTCGTGACCAAACCGGACGCGATCCTGGAGGATGCACCTCCGGCCCCGGTTCACCGGGCGCCGCCGCCCGTATCGCCCGTGTCGTATGTGTCGCCGGGATCGATCTGGCCCGGGGCCAACAGCCACAACATGCTCTTCACGGACAAGAAGGCCATTGCCGTGAACGATATCGTGACCATCATCGTGGAAGAAACCGCCACCGGCGCAAACAAGGGAACAACGAACACGTCACGGGACGGCAAGTCGGAATTCGGCGTCAGCGCCCTCCTGGGGATCGAGTCCTCCATTCTCCAGAAGAATACAAACATGGGGGAATCCATCTCCGTCGGCGGTACGAGCACCAACACGATGAAGGGAACGGGCGACACGACCCGCGGCGGGAGCCTCCAGGCCCGAATTACGGCCCGGGTGATCAAGGTTTACGAGAACGGCAACCTCTACATCGAGGGACGGAGGATGCTGACGGTCAACGCGGAAGACCAGTATCTGGTGCTGACCGGCATCATCCGGCCCGAGGACATTACGTCGGACAACACCATATCGTCAAAATATATCGCCGATGCGAGGATTGTCTATACGGGACGGGGCGTTGTGGACGAGAAAATGCGTCCCGGCTGGCTGAGCAGGGCCCTGGACTATGTCTGGCCCTTCTGACAGGAGAAAAACCATGCTGGATAACGGAACATGGAGATGGATCGGGGCCTTTGTCCTTCTGGCCGTTCTTTTTCTGCCCTGCGCCGGATCGGCCGCCCGTCTCAAGGACATTGCGGCGATCGGTGGCGTGCGGGAAAACCAGCTCTTCGGTTACGGCCTCGTGGTCGGTCTCATGGGGACGGGGGACGACGTGAAAAACGGTTTCACCCGCGACACGATCGCCAACCTGCTGAGCCGCCAGGGGCTGGCCATGCGCGACAAGACGTCCACCCTGAAGGCGAAGAACGTCGCCGCCGTCATGGTGACGGCCAACCTGCCCCGTTTCGCCAAAACGGGAAGCCGGATGGATGTTACGGTTTCCTCCCTCGGCGACGCCACCAGCCTGCAGGGCGGAACCCTGCTCATGACTCCCCTGAAGGGGGCGGACGGGGAAGTGTATGCCGTGGCCCAGGGAGCGGTAGCCATCGGCGGGTTCAGCGCCTCGGGCGGAGGCGCCTCAGCCGTCAAGAACCAAACGAACGTCGGGATCATCTCCAACGGGGCCTTTGTGGAGAAAGAGGTCCGCTTTGATTTCGAACGCTCGAAAATGCTGACCGTCAATCTGTATCAGCCGGATTTCACGACGGTCAGTCGCGTGTCCGCAGCCCTGAGCAAGTCCATCAGCGGGATTGATGCGAAGCTCAAGGACGCCTCGACCGTCGTGATCCAGGTCCCCGCATCCTTTGCCGGAAGCGTTGTCGAACTGGCCACGGCCATCGAGAACATCGAGGTGAACGTCGATACGCCGGCGGTGGTCGTGCTGAACGAAAAGACCGGCACCGTTGTCATGGGCGAAAACGTCCGGATATCCACGGTCGCGGTGGCCCACGGCAACCTGAGCATCCAGATCAAGGAGACCCCCGTCATCTCGCAGCCCCTCCCGTTTGCACCGCAGGCCGGTCCGGGCGCCCAGCCGTTCGTGAACCGGAAGGACGGGACGATCATCGCGCCGGGCGGGCAGACCGTGGTGGCGAAGGACACGGCGATCGGCATAACCGAGGAGAAGAAACAGCTTATGCTGGTGCCCAGGGCCGTCACCATTCAGGAGATGGTCCAGGCCCTCAACGCGATCGGCGTCACGCCCCGGGACCTGATTACGATCCTTCAGGCCATCAAGGCCGCCGGGGCGCTCCAGGCGGAGCTGAAACTCATCTGATCGGGAAGGAAGCGAAACCATGGACAAGGTAACGGGGGCTTCCCTTCAGACCGCCGGAAGTGCGGGCGGGAAAACCGGCGCCGCAGGAACGGATGCGGCGGTGGCGCGCGACAAGAAACTTCGCAAGGCCTGCGCCGATTTCGAAGCGGTCATGACGTACCAGATGCTCAAGACCATGCGTCGTACCGCTCCTTCCCTGACGTCCATCACCAAGTATCCGGGAAAGGAAACCTATGATATGATGATGGACCAGAAGGTGGCGGAAGAGCTTTCCCGGCGTGGAAAAGGCCTGGGAATCCAGGATCTCCTTTACCGGCAGCTCAAGGGAAAGGTCGCTCCCTGAAGGGAGGAAAAATTTTCCCTAAAGTGCCGGCGCCTTTCTGCCGATAAGAATGACAAAATGAAGATCAGGGGCATCCCATGAAGATCAACGACACGAATTCACAGACCGCACAGGTCATTTCGTCCTATGCCCGTGGCGAGACGACCCGGCCCAACCCGGAGAAATCGGCCGAGGGGACGGTACCGGTTCCCCAGGAACGCATCGATCTTTCCGGAAAGGCTAAGGAAGTTCTTCAGTTGCAGAAGGCGGTCACCGAAGCACCCGAGG encodes the following:
- a CDS encoding HAMP domain-containing histidine kinase; the encoded protein is MESIRELYHVDWQRMIVHDMKNPLAVILANLDLLSKCRLRAREEDLLDSALKGCRDLQRMIQGFLRIARMEDRGPSLELCVVPVGPFFQRLEEMWTAPCRDRNAHLQIDLDHAPATLVADESLLERILSNLVRNAIAQIRRGGRIGIRVWNAASGRIRISVSDNGAGMPEEVKAALVRPLPGGRAGDTAAGPFLSGSGRDVGFGIGLAFCRLACELHGGKIWAEGASSRGTVVHVDLPADLVPSGSGLLDGPEERVTRNDHGNTRA
- a CDS encoding flagellar hook-length control protein FliK, translated to MKLISLTDPSTQPVLPANRTRAVNPPSLSMGERVEAIVLEVRERGLLLLELGNTRVLAETRQPMSEGARFTARVVQNSPQIVLRILADDQPGMQEGLPESLIMFRSRPGLMEDMFRQLSALVDSMAETLPAEQFPLVAAARNGLQGLLASLIFSGSGTQDLDGIPEAPARPEAPAGDGGNSAARFSGGDDPAKASAGTLRESLLRLAVVVEEKLAAMDAGAPGRKDLEHAATTVRSALETLDVQRDVNILSRREGGPVVIQMPAAFPGGIRVQDLFIYPEGGQDGGDGTTEESFRVVLCLNMEMLGDILVDARMSGGRMTGSLRCGTEETRDLLQSGVDDLKERLAAAGFPDAGIVFLTDHDIAGTILERKHSLPLFQRDAVNVYA
- a CDS encoding flagellar biosynthesis protein FlhB, which translates into the protein MKQDPGDKKEKIPLAAALKYDGKTDAAPRVTAKGRGEVAARIIEKARLHGVPVKEDSALAEFLYRLDIDEEIPAELYRAIAEILAFVYSLDERRRDIR
- a CDS encoding flagellar hook basal-body protein — protein: MPLDVRDIAAAATRSIQQLDMVTQNIAHANTPGFKAVHLAYALKSEPVSETEDPALEYVPYAQTDFSPGTLQRTGGALDVALEGEGFFAVETKQGTAYIRGGSFHVNKNNELVTSTGERVLGSSGPITVDGADVQIGPDGTVSVAQPGPDGTISTNVGQLKVVTFEKPQNLRKQGDNQYVDPGTAGMTVVSDPRIQGQTLEMSNVNAIKEMVNMIELQRSFETYQKIIKTMSDQDRQATTQIGKVV
- the flgG gene encoding flagellar basal-body rod protein FlgG; translation: MIRSLWIAATGMQAQQMEQDVIANNLANVNTVGFKKSRIDFQDLMYQISSQSGSETSAGVQLPSGIQIGLGVKVVAVSKNFTQGDYQQTGNSFDWAIEGSGFYQLDNNGSTAYTRAGSFKLDKDGYLCNPEGLRLVPNVQVPSTAVSFTIDSGGTWSYSDSSGASTTGGRITLARFINPAGLASMGRNLFTTSNSSGEAIVSNPGEDGCGTITQQYLEMSNVNVIDEMVKMIAGQRAYEINSKAIQTADDMLQVANNIKQ
- the flgA gene encoding flagellar basal body P-ring formation protein FlgA, with product MTYRTIRFYSAVLIVATVFIIASAGPLRASSRTVRVGAGQIHDAVRQAVTSQNTESRETFRVIFPRPAQEMQVEGENISREVVVVQGNPFLGYAQYAVRLYEKGVLLAEQRVSVVIEVQREVLMSARALGRNTQIGTEDIQVMKRWVRRIPTQAVTDAESAVGKMLRVNVAPHTEITRSMLREVPVVRRGAPVRIVYENGPMRIVTLGVSEEDGPDGGMVRVRNTTSRKILHARVIGDSTVQLVF
- a CDS encoding flagellar basal body L-ring protein FlgH, translating into MWLLPGRRAKGFLLAGVFCGLILTGCSLVTKPDAILEDAPPAPVHRAPPPVSPVSYVSPGSIWPGANSHNMLFTDKKAIAVNDIVTIIVEETATGANKGTTNTSRDGKSEFGVSALLGIESSILQKNTNMGESISVGGTSTNTMKGTGDTTRGGSLQARITARVIKVYENGNLYIEGRRMLTVNAEDQYLVLTGIIRPEDITSDNTISSKYIADARIVYTGRGVVDEKMRPGWLSRALDYVWPF
- a CDS encoding flagellar basal body P-ring protein FlgI, with protein sequence MLDNGTWRWIGAFVLLAVLFLPCAGSAARLKDIAAIGGVRENQLFGYGLVVGLMGTGDDVKNGFTRDTIANLLSRQGLAMRDKTSTLKAKNVAAVMVTANLPRFAKTGSRMDVTVSSLGDATSLQGGTLLMTPLKGADGEVYAVAQGAVAIGGFSASGGGASAVKNQTNVGIISNGAFVEKEVRFDFERSKMLTVNLYQPDFTTVSRVSAALSKSISGIDAKLKDASTVVIQVPASFAGSVVELATAIENIEVNVDTPAVVVLNEKTGTVVMGENVRISTVAVAHGNLSIQIKETPVISQPLPFAPQAGPGAQPFVNRKDGTIIAPGGQTVVAKDTAIGITEEKKQLMLVPRAVTIQEMVQALNAIGVTPRDLITILQAIKAAGALQAELKLI
- the flgM gene encoding flagellar biosynthesis anti-sigma factor FlgM, which translates into the protein MKINDTNSQTAQVISSYARGETTRPNPEKSAEGTVPVPQERIDLSGKAKEVLQLQKAVTEAPEVREDRVNELKARIESGNYNVSAGDIASKIVGDTLTDLIR